The DNA sequence GCAgctgcatgtgcagctgcatggctgcaaaGGTGTTCTGTGCCCGTTCCCCCGGCCCTGGTGTCACAActttcagcaaactatggcaatgttggacactttctgtaaccccgctctctccctcagcagcccccgCGCCGTttttacgatttttaaaagcacgagtgaactgcgccatcggaaactcggcccatcggaggcggatcaTTGCGGAGTCCCCGGAGAATCCCGGGTCggacctgctaatgatatgcaaacggtgtctactgtacgtgcgttcctgaCCGCATTGATGtcactgtcgaggtgctggagcgttGCGATTTTAAACTAAATCGCCCGCCGCGAGttttggcgtcggaaccaattctctgtccaatcgcctttcccgatttcggcgtcagctgatgaagaatcctgccctctgtatcTGAATAATGATCCAGATTATAATTCAGAGATGTCAATTTTTATAGCAGTAAATAGAAATGACAGATCGTGAAGTTAATGATGAAGTGAACAAGTTAAAACTGGAAAAAGCATCAGGATCAAATGGATTGCAACGCAAGACACTTGAACAAATGCTGACAGAACTGATTCTGTAATCCTCACCATCTGCAGGAAATCATTAGGATTCAAATTGTGTCTGAAAGTTGGAAATTTAGCTCTGCTGTCCTCCCGCTTTCCAAAAGGGCCCCAGAAACCCCCAGCGATCCAACTCAGCTTCTGTGTGAATAACGATGCCTTGAAAGAAAGGATGATAAAGTGTTTAGATAGGTACTGGTAtgggtacatagaacattacagcgcagtacaggcccttcggccctcgatgttgcgccgacctgtgaaactactcaagcccatctacactattcccttatcgtccatatgtctatccaatgaccatttgaatgcccttagagtttgcgagtccaccactgttgcaggcagggcattccacacccttactactctctgagcaaagaacctacctctgacatctgtcctatatctatctcccctcaatttaaagctatctcccctcgtgctagacatcaccatcctaggAAAACGGCTCTcattgtccatcctatccaatcctctgatcatcttgtatgcctcaattaagtcacctcttaaccttcttctctctaacgaaaacagcctcaagtccctcagccttccctcataagatcttccctccataccaggcaacattctggtaaatctcctctgcaccctttccaatgcttccacacccttcctataatgcagccaccagaattgcatgcaatactccaaatgcggccgcaccagagttttgtacagctgcaacatgacctcgtggctccgaaacgcaatccctctaccaataaaagctaacacaccgtacgctttcttaacaaccctctcaacctgggtggcaactttcagggatctatgtacatggacaccgagatctctctgctcatccacactgccaagaatcttaacatTAGTCCAGTATTCTGacttcctggtattccttccaaaatgaatcacctcacacttttctgcattaaactccatttgccacccctcagcccagcgctgcagcttatctatgtccttctgtaacttgtaacatccttccgcactgtccacaactccaccgactttagtgtcatctgcaaatttactcacccatccttctacgccctcctccaggtcatttataaaaatgacaaacagcagtggccccaaaacagatccttgtggtacaccactggtaactggactccagtctgaacatttcccatcaaccaccaccctttgtcttcttccagctagccaatttctgatccaaactgcgaaatcaccctgaatcccatgcctccgtattttctgcagtagcctaccgtggggaaccttatcaaacgctttactggaatccatattcaccacatcaactgctttaccctcatccacctgtttggtcaccttctcaattaactctataaggtttgtgaggcacaacctacccttcacaaaaccgtgttgactatctctaatcaaattattcctttccagatgattatacatcctatttcttataaacctttccaagattttgcctacaacagaagtaaggctcactggtctatagttaccggggttgtctctactccccttcttgaacaaggggacaacatttgctatcctccagtcttctggcactattcctgtagacaaagatgacttaaagatcaaagccaaaggctcagcaatctcctccccagcttcccagagaatcctaggataaatcccatccggcccaggggacttatctattttcacactttccagaattgctaacacctcctccttatgaacctcaagccctcctagtctagtagcctgaatctcagtattctcctcgacaacattgtctttttcctgtgtgaatactgacgaaaaatattcacttagcacctctcccatctcctcagactccacgcacaactttccactactgtccttgactggccctattcttacccaagtcattcttttattcctgacatagctatagaaagctttagggttatccttgattctccctgccaaagacttctctagctaacttgtaactctcgagtgccctaactgaaccttcatgtctcatctttacataagcctccttcttcctcttgacaagtgttttgactgccttagtaaaccacggttcccttgctcgaccacttcctccctgcctgacaggtacatacttatcaaggacacgcagtagctgttccttgaacaagctccacatttccattgtgcccatcccctgcagttttcctctccatccgatgcatcctaagtcttgcctcatcgcatcataattgccttttccccagatataactcttgccctgtggtatatacctatccctttccatcactaaagtaaatgtaatcaaattgtggtcactatcaccaaagtgctcagctacctccaaatctaacacctgaccttgttcattacccagtaccaaatccaatatggcctctcattggcctatctacatactgtgtctggaaaccctcctgcacacattggacaaaaacggacccatctaaagtactcgaactatagcgtttccagtcaatatttggaaagttaaagtcccccataacaactaccctgttgctttcgctcctatccagaatcatctttgcaatcctttcctctacatctctggagcttttcggaggcctatagaaaacccctaacagggtgacctctcctttcctgtttctaacctcagcccatactacctcagtagacgagtcctcattaaacatcctttctgccaccgtaatactgtccttggctaacagtgccacccctccccctcttttaccaccttccctgaacttactgaaatatctaaaccccggcacctgcaacaaccattcctgtccctgctctatccatgtctccgaaatggccacaacatcgaagtcccagttaccaacccatgccgcaagttcacccaccttattccggatgctcctggcattgaagaagacacactttaaaccaccttccagcctgccggtacactcctgcaactttgaaaccttactcatgacctcactactctcaacctccagtatactggagctacaattcaggttcccaatcccctgctgaactagtttaaacccagaATGGATCTGGGCGGATCCAGAGGAGAGACTTTTTAATCAACATGTTTTCTGAACGTTTCTAACAGCAATTTCCAGAAATTGCACGGAGCGCAGAGATAGGGAACCAAATGTGAAACCTAAGTAAAGATATCTGAACTCGGGAGAGAAGACAATCATGGGATTATTGTTGGGCGTAATTGTTAACTTGGCTTCTGCTGTAAAATGACTgacattcgatgggctgaatggccttgttttgtgctgtatcattctatgattctatagtctgTATCACAATTCCTATCTGGCAAGGCTAAATGTTGGATCTCTGGTTCAATGCACCTGTTAAGTGCGTTTCCAAACAGTTTTTGACTGCATTTGATGACTACTCTGCTCTGTATGGTATCAGTAATTAATGATGTGGATCTCTACCTTACCCTGTCCTTTCAGGAATCAATGGCTCACACCCTATCCTCTACACACTTCAGTGCCACAAATGTTAAAGATCTGACAGATGCTTTTAGTCATGGTGGAATGTCAAATCTTCAATCAGAGATGGAGAAAAAAGCGAACACATTTAAAAATGTGAGCCTTAACGTTGCAATAATGGGTGCATCAGGTGTGGGCAAATCAACCTTAGTCAATGCACTAAGAGGCCTGGATGTGAACCATGCGGATGCAGCACTAACTGGTGTTGTGGAGACCACAATGGAACCAATGCCCTACCCACATCCCACTCTGCCCAATGTGACCTACTGGGACTTCCCTGGAGCCGCTTCTCTCAACTTTCCACTTAAAAAGTTCCTGGAACAGACCAACTTTTCACATTACGACTTTGGTTTAATTGTTTGTTCCGAGCGCTTCAGTGAACATGACAAAGTGCTAGCCGCAAAGATGAAGACGGCTGGTAAATCCATCTTCTTTGTACGTTCTAAAATTGATCAGTCTATTCAAAATGAGAGCAAGAAGCATGGTTACAACCAAGAAAAAACGTTGGAGAGAATCAGGGAGTATTATTCCAGTTCATTGGCTGCAAAGGGGATGAAAGACACTCCAGTTTATCTCATTTCAGGTGAAGACATAGATAATTATGATTTTAATGATTTAATGAGTGCCCTGGACTCTATCCTGCCAGAAAAAAAGAAGGATTTGTTTCTCATGGCTCTGCCAAACACCTCCATTGCGGTTATAAAAATGAAACAAGAACGCTTCAAGATTTTCATCCATGCAATTGCAACAGTCTCTGCAATTTGTGGTACTGTTCCAATCCCTGGCATGTCCCTTGTTTGTGACCTGTCCATCATTCTCTCATCACTGCTGTTAATGCAGCAGATTCTGGGGCTGGATAACGCCTCCATTGAAAATCTCGCTCGGACGGTGGGGAAACCTCGGGCTTCCCTGCTGCGTAACGTCAAGGACCCATTTGTGTTTGGGCAGATAAGTGAGGGTAAGGTGTTCGCGTTGCTGGGCCGAAGCGCCTTGGCGATGGCTCTGACAGTAGCAGAACCAATCCTCGATTTTGTACCAATTGTTGGATCTATTTTTGGGGCGACCTCTTCATTTTGGGTAACCCACACCGTGCTGAGTGACGCACTGGACGCGTTAGCGGAGGCAGCAAGTACAGTCCTGCAGAATGCCCACAACCTCACGTAATCCAATTCAAATAAACCGAGAGAAAAGAAAATATACCAGAGCACCATCCCTTActgacattgggcgtcattctccgaccccccccgccgggacggagaatggccgctggccaccgtgaatcccgcccccgcccccgccgaagtctccggtaccggagattgggcgggggcgggaatcgggccgcgccggttggcgggaccccccgctcaaatctccggcccggatgggccgaagtcccgcccagagattgcctgtcccgccggcgtaaatcaaagctggtatttaccggcgggaccaggcggcgtgggcggtctccggggtcctgggggggggggcgcgggccgatctggccccggggggtgcccccacagtggcctggcccgcgatcggggcccaccgatctgcgggcgggcctgtgccgtgggggcactctttcccttccgcctccgccacggcctccaccatggcggaggcggaagagactctccccactgcgcatgcgcgggaaactgtcggcggccgctgacgctcccgcgcatgcgccgcatttccgaaacagcgcaaatcagacgggcattgcgccgccccaaaggaatgctccgcatctttgggggccgagccccgactttaaggggctaggtcggcgccggacaaatttccgccccgccagctggcggaaaaggcctttggtgccccgccagctgacgcggaactgacaactcgggcggcgcatgcgcgggagcg is a window from the Scyliorhinus torazame isolate Kashiwa2021f chromosome 1, sScyTor2.1, whole genome shotgun sequence genome containing:
- the LOC140428247 gene encoding interferon-inducible GTPase 5-like; this encodes MEESMAHTLSSTHFSATNVKDLTDAFSHGGMSNLQSEMEKKANTFKNVSLNVAIMGASGVGKSTLVNALRGLDVNHADAALTGVVETTMEPMPYPHPTLPNVTYWDFPGAASLNFPLKKFLEQTNFSHYDFGLIVCSERFSEHDKVLAAKMKTAGKSIFFVRSKIDQSIQNESKKHGYNQEKTLERIREYYSSSLAAKGMKDTPVYLISGEDIDNYDFNDLMSALDSILPEKKKDLFLMALPNTSIAVIKMKQERFKIFIHAIATVSAICGTVPIPGMSLVCDLSIILSSLLLMQQILGLDNASIENLARTVGKPRASLLRNVKDPFVFGQISEGKVFALLGRSALAMALTVAEPILDFVPIVGSIFGATSSFWVTHTVLSDALDALAEAASTVLQNAHNLT